A single region of the Hyphomonas adhaerens MHS-3 genome encodes:
- the flaF gene encoding flagellar biosynthesis regulator FlaF, which translates to MQSLAFKAYGEVKQRTAGEKEIEFALFRQITDALKEVSDTEDVQPTDWAEAIHRNQQLWTTIAIDLLQPGNALPDEMKRSLLYLAEFVRQTSMKIMAGDGDIADLIEINQSIMNGLGGAVSSDIAGEDV; encoded by the coding sequence TTGCAGTCACTGGCTTTCAAGGCGTATGGTGAGGTCAAGCAACGCACCGCGGGGGAGAAAGAAATTGAATTTGCGTTGTTTCGTCAGATTACGGACGCGCTCAAAGAGGTTTCTGACACGGAAGATGTCCAGCCAACTGACTGGGCAGAAGCCATTCACAGGAACCAGCAATTGTGGACAACGATTGCAATCGACTTGCTTCAACCTGGCAACGCCCTGCCGGACGAGATGAAGCGAAGCCTTCTGTACCTCGCAGAATTTGTCCGTCAGACCAGCATGAAAATCATGGCAGGCGACGGCGACATCGCTGACCTGATTGAAATCAACCAGTCCATTATGAATGGTCTTGGCGGTGCCGTTTCCAGCGACATAGCCGGGGAGGACGTCTGA
- a CDS encoding flagellar hook assembly protein FlgD, with product MSDVSGATTQTIGSEFNSFIKLLTAQIRNQDPMSPMDSTQFVDQLATFSTLEQQVASNSHLESIAGMIGGLHSSILAGQWLGETVAVDTSWAPYSGEGVDFVVDIPESTDETILKVRDANGNEVWSKTLDPETGRYTWNGETSGGTELAEDGVYQLELQMYKDGELQRTTSPRLIGTVTGVTADETGTMLLETSLNLTTEMANVEKYNR from the coding sequence ATGTCCGACGTATCCGGCGCCACAACCCAAACCATCGGCAGTGAATTCAATTCATTCATCAAGTTGCTGACCGCACAGATCAGGAACCAGGATCCTATGTCGCCGATGGATTCGACCCAATTCGTTGACCAGTTGGCGACCTTCTCGACGCTGGAACAACAAGTGGCCTCTAACTCTCACCTGGAAAGTATCGCCGGAATGATTGGTGGACTGCATTCCAGCATCCTCGCCGGCCAATGGCTGGGGGAAACCGTCGCCGTCGACACGTCCTGGGCACCCTATTCCGGCGAGGGCGTGGACTTTGTCGTCGATATCCCGGAGTCAACGGACGAAACCATCCTGAAAGTCCGCGATGCAAATGGCAATGAAGTCTGGTCGAAGACGCTCGATCCGGAAACCGGCCGATACACCTGGAATGGCGAAACGTCCGGCGGAACCGAACTCGCCGAAGACGGCGTCTATCAGTTGGAATTGCAGATGTATAAGGACGGCGAGTTGCAACGCACGACGTCCCCTCGCCTGATCGGCACGGTGACAGGCGTGACCGCAGATGAAACAGGCACAATGCTGCTGGAAACGTCGCTAAACCTCACGACCGAAATGGCGAACGTCGAGAAATACAACCGGTAG
- a CDS encoding flagellar biosynthesis repressor FlbT: protein MSGLVFKVAPGERFIINGATLENGDKPARIRVVEGDARVLRCRDAMHPTEVDTPVKQIYYAIQLLVTGDLSEDETVPAIDAECARLEEVFDHIDPELIPVLRSMIGRANYYSAMCHLRQIMPIEAELLALPGNGAAPLRQAKVA from the coding sequence TTGTCGGGTCTCGTATTTAAAGTGGCACCGGGTGAGCGATTCATCATCAATGGTGCGACCCTCGAAAATGGTGACAAACCCGCTCGCATCCGTGTGGTCGAAGGGGATGCCCGCGTACTTCGCTGCCGCGATGCCATGCATCCAACGGAAGTCGATACGCCGGTCAAGCAGATCTACTACGCGATCCAGCTTCTGGTGACCGGTGATCTCTCGGAAGATGAGACGGTGCCAGCAATTGATGCTGAATGCGCGCGCCTTGAAGAAGTTTTTGATCACATAGACCCGGAACTGATCCCAGTCCTTCGTTCCATGATTGGCCGGGCCAACTATTATTCAGCCATGTGCCACCTGCGCCAGATCATGCCGATCGAGGCGGAACTCCTGGCCTTGCCCGGAAATGGCGCAGCGCCATTGCGTCAGGCAAAGGTCGCCTGA
- a CDS encoding flagellar basal body L-ring protein FlgH has product MKHFISTVLLATAATACAGSPLSDPKPEPVPLYAGPWAGAGVDMDAVTEPNPSLWATSANALLSMRRAKAVGDLLTVVVEMDDQASLKSSLSRSRGSSEDMSIDALLGLPDILNNALPGSASVSPAIDFQRNSNMAGNGAVNRAEKVTFTLAARVVGVEPNGNLIIQGYQQTRVSNETRYLSVSGVIRAQDITRTNTVTYDKIADAQLSYVNQGDTTGPNGRKAVPKFLDKVLPF; this is encoded by the coding sequence ATGAAACATTTTATCTCGACGGTACTCCTCGCCACTGCCGCAACCGCTTGCGCAGGCTCTCCCCTGTCCGATCCGAAGCCGGAACCGGTTCCGCTCTATGCCGGACCCTGGGCAGGGGCGGGGGTCGATATGGACGCCGTTACAGAACCCAACCCGTCTCTTTGGGCAACGTCTGCAAACGCGCTGCTCAGCATGCGCCGTGCCAAGGCTGTGGGAGACCTGTTGACGGTCGTTGTGGAAATGGATGATCAGGCCAGCCTTAAAAGCTCGCTGTCCCGGAGCCGCGGATCCAGCGAGGACATGAGTATCGATGCGCTGCTTGGCTTGCCGGACATACTGAACAACGCCCTGCCGGGATCGGCAAGCGTGTCTCCGGCAATCGATTTTCAGCGTAACTCAAACATGGCGGGCAACGGCGCCGTCAACAGGGCCGAGAAAGTGACGTTCACACTTGCAGCGCGTGTCGTTGGTGTCGAACCGAACGGGAACTTAATCATTCAGGGGTATCAGCAGACACGGGTCAGCAACGAGACCCGCTATCTGAGCGTCTCAGGCGTTATCCGCGCCCAGGACATTACCCGGACCAACACTGTAACGTATGACAAGATCGCCGATGCCCAGCTATCCTATGTCAATCAGGGTGACACAACCGGTCCCAACGGGCGCAAGGCCGTACCGAAATTTCTGGACAAGGTGCTGCCATTCTAG
- a CDS encoding flagellin: MSSILTNNSAMVALDTLRNINKDLASVQNQISTGKTVSSAKDNSAIWAISTVMSTDVESFKTISDSLNLGSSTVGVARVASEKVTELLQDMKNLIVNAQGANVDRTKIQTEIGEIRENISSVVGAAQFNGLNLVDGSSSADMKILSSLDRSSSGTVSAAFIDVARHDLSISNSATGATFGGTAVTDTSIIDNGGTNAGTAATVADGGSQAITIASVADGNSYRLVLDDSGAANDLGQRTFEYVAGTDDSANSVAANLANQVSTFFAATGETNYTVSRADDVITITNNSGDDLTLTAASATGGTAGTSAGGLGNVSSIDVTTDAGATAALTSIESLLQTSIDAAAGFGSSQTRIENQTDFVSSLVDSMTSGIGGLVDADMEAASAKLQALQVQQQLGVQSLSIANQAPQTLLSLFR, translated from the coding sequence ATGTCCAGTATTCTGACTAATAATAGCGCGATGGTCGCGCTCGACACGCTGCGCAATATCAACAAAGATCTCGCATCGGTCCAAAACCAGATTTCAACAGGTAAGACGGTTTCCAGCGCCAAAGACAATTCGGCGATCTGGGCTATTTCGACTGTCATGTCGACCGACGTGGAAAGCTTCAAGACGATCTCCGACTCCCTGAACCTCGGTTCCTCTACCGTCGGCGTTGCTCGTGTTGCCTCCGAGAAGGTTACTGAGCTTCTCCAGGACATGAAAAACCTGATCGTTAATGCTCAGGGTGCAAACGTTGACCGTACGAAGATCCAGACTGAAATCGGTGAGATTCGTGAAAACATCAGCTCCGTTGTTGGCGCTGCCCAGTTCAATGGCCTGAACCTGGTTGACGGTTCTTCCTCAGCCGACATGAAGATCCTGTCTTCGCTTGACCGCAGCTCTTCGGGCACCGTTTCGGCAGCCTTCATCGATGTTGCACGTCATGACCTGTCGATCAGCAACTCCGCAACGGGCGCAACCTTCGGCGGCACCGCTGTTACCGACACGTCGATCATCGACAATGGTGGTACGAATGCCGGTACGGCAGCGACAGTTGCTGATGGCGGTTCCCAGGCGATCACGATTGCTTCGGTGGCCGACGGCAATTCTTATCGCCTCGTCCTGGACGACTCGGGTGCTGCCAATGACCTTGGCCAGCGTACGTTCGAATATGTGGCCGGTACGGATGACAGCGCCAACTCGGTTGCTGCGAACCTGGCAAATCAGGTCAGCACCTTCTTTGCTGCCACGGGCGAGACCAACTACACGGTTTCCCGCGCCGACGACGTGATCACGATCACCAACAACTCGGGCGATGATCTGACGCTGACGGCTGCTTCCGCCACCGGTGGTACGGCTGGCACGAGCGCTGGCGGTCTTGGCAACGTCTCTTCGATCGACGTGACCACAGATGCCGGTGCAACGGCTGCTCTGACCTCAATCGAATCCCTGCTTCAGACGTCGATTGATGCTGCAGCTGGCTTCGGTTCTTCGCAGACCCGTATCGAAAACCAGACTGACTTTGTCAGCTCCCTGGTCGACTCCATGACTTCCGGTATCGGTGGTCTGGTGGACGCAGACATGGAAGCTGCCTCGGCCAAACTGCAGGCCCTTCAGGTCCAGCAGCAGCTGGGTGTCCAGTCTCTGTCCATTGCTAACCAGGCGCCGCAGACTCTGCTGTCGCTGTTCCGCTAA
- a CDS encoding flagellar hook-length control protein FliK — protein MTFLIEPGLALKQTNAKPDRAESKSPTGGSGDAFARSLQQERGTDSGAKAESAPQGKTTDTEQTRPQTLPPQDRRNDATAESEVILETSELESSDEITTDETALNGTDTRIVQKRDNNPDTADFSEQDEDDAAPSLAGALAASEDATKLPTDPETSKSMTIESASTGNPEVHVDTRPEDTPPAPEVQAMTVQAAGQDEVKQGTSRTSDKDALVKSTIEVPGSAAAKPDVPDTAITHSAGTTESNKDVVPDDGAKSPEEDGTFLAELSDGSPEVSSDTGKTGAIDQTSPAPDGSPQLAASALGTSPAPQPASQPVQSPVQMTPTNAVVTASPAETVKIITDAVGSPDDTPDRITVQLDPPELGRVSIDFKFDAHGIQHVTVTGESPEAMRQLRLMHFELTQALERSGLSSQNMTFQQQQSGHQQSHTPASGRLFENIGPATDPTLLTSATLTADSIRPARSASGGLDIRL, from the coding sequence ATGACATTTCTGATTGAACCGGGCCTGGCGCTTAAGCAGACAAACGCAAAGCCCGACCGCGCGGAGTCGAAATCCCCAACGGGCGGGTCCGGCGACGCGTTCGCGCGGTCGCTGCAGCAAGAACGCGGTACAGACAGTGGCGCGAAGGCTGAGTCCGCACCACAAGGCAAAACAACCGACACAGAACAAACCCGTCCGCAAACTTTGCCTCCGCAGGATCGTCGGAACGATGCCACGGCCGAAAGTGAAGTGATTCTCGAAACCAGCGAGCTTGAGTCTTCCGATGAGATAACGACTGACGAAACGGCGCTGAACGGCACAGATACGCGTATAGTGCAGAAGCGCGACAACAATCCCGACACCGCAGACTTTTCAGAACAGGATGAAGATGACGCTGCGCCGTCACTTGCTGGCGCGCTTGCGGCATCCGAAGACGCTACGAAACTGCCCACGGACCCTGAAACATCAAAGAGCATGACGATCGAATCCGCGTCCACCGGCAATCCTGAAGTCCATGTCGACACCCGGCCGGAGGACACGCCTCCTGCACCTGAAGTTCAAGCGATGACCGTTCAGGCGGCAGGACAGGATGAGGTCAAACAGGGCACTTCCCGCACATCCGATAAAGACGCGCTCGTGAAATCTACCATTGAGGTCCCTGGCTCAGCCGCCGCGAAACCGGATGTACCAGATACCGCAATCACGCACTCAGCCGGCACGACTGAAAGCAACAAAGATGTCGTCCCTGATGACGGCGCGAAGTCCCCGGAAGAGGACGGGACATTCCTGGCTGAACTTTCAGATGGTTCACCGGAAGTCAGTTCAGATACCGGAAAGACTGGCGCGATCGATCAGACCTCCCCTGCCCCTGACGGCAGTCCCCAGCTCGCCGCGTCTGCGCTGGGTACCTCGCCTGCGCCCCAACCTGCTTCACAACCCGTTCAGTCACCGGTGCAAATGACGCCGACGAATGCGGTGGTGACGGCCAGCCCAGCCGAAACTGTGAAGATCATTACAGACGCAGTTGGATCTCCGGATGACACGCCTGACCGCATCACCGTGCAACTCGACCCTCCGGAACTTGGGCGTGTGTCGATCGATTTCAAATTCGATGCCCACGGCATTCAACACGTCACGGTGACCGGTGAATCGCCGGAAGCCATGAGGCAACTTCGCCTCATGCATTTCGAACTCACACAGGCCCTGGAACGGAGTGGGCTATCCAGCCAGAACATGACGTTCCAGCAGCAACAATCCGGTCACCAACAGTCTCACACACCCGCATCTGGTCGACTGTTCGAGAATATTGGTCCCGCTACGGACCCAACGCTTCTCACCTCGGCAACCCTCACCGCAGACTCCATCCGCCCCGCCCGCTCGGCGAGCGGTGGACTTGATATCAGACTGTAA
- a CDS encoding FliI/YscN family ATPase, translated as MPMGTASPSFTLFSLWGTITDVAPGMVRIAGISELAGVGNEIVIEKQGTSILGEILSISGESVTALLYSPCDAIRIGDAVQIQQEPRIEPGDHWLGQIINYRGDITGATAPVVPLRATNRRLNTAPLPAHARRGIGDRLATGWMVTDTMLPICQGQRLGLFAGSGVGKSTFLGSLAAGLEADRVVIALIGERSREVNEFVRNVLPQSIMSKTVVIAATASEPPGAKKRAAYCAITAAEHFRDEGHNVLFLFDSITRFAEAHRETALMAGETPALNAFPPSTVRVISELAERAGPGLGNKGDITAIYSVLVAGSDMEEPVADMIRGILDGHIILSRQIAERQRYPAIDVLRSVSRALPHAATDDENALIRRCRKTLALYEELEPMLRANLYEFGKDADGDNSIALFPALDAFMGTKSPDGIAAAFEALLSILGPDGQASIPEEEIKTEG; from the coding sequence ATGCCGATGGGGACGGCCTCACCTTCGTTCACACTTTTTAGTCTTTGGGGCACCATCACAGACGTCGCCCCTGGCATGGTCCGCATTGCCGGTATCAGCGAACTTGCTGGTGTCGGCAATGAAATCGTCATCGAAAAACAGGGCACAAGCATTCTCGGGGAAATCCTTTCAATTTCCGGAGAGAGTGTCACCGCACTCCTTTATTCGCCCTGCGACGCAATCCGGATCGGGGATGCTGTCCAGATTCAGCAGGAACCCCGGATCGAACCCGGCGATCATTGGCTTGGCCAAATCATCAACTATCGCGGCGACATTACCGGCGCGACGGCACCGGTCGTTCCGCTACGCGCCACAAATCGCCGCCTGAACACGGCCCCCCTGCCCGCGCATGCCCGCCGGGGTATCGGTGACCGGTTGGCAACAGGCTGGATGGTGACCGATACGATGCTGCCGATTTGCCAGGGCCAGCGGCTGGGCCTGTTTGCGGGTTCGGGCGTGGGCAAGTCGACCTTCCTCGGCTCACTCGCAGCCGGACTGGAAGCCGACCGGGTCGTCATCGCGCTTATCGGCGAACGCTCTCGCGAAGTGAACGAGTTTGTCCGCAACGTGCTGCCGCAATCGATCATGTCCAAGACCGTCGTAATTGCCGCAACCGCCAGCGAACCGCCGGGCGCCAAGAAAAGAGCGGCTTATTGCGCTATCACAGCCGCCGAACATTTCCGGGATGAAGGGCACAATGTACTCTTCCTCTTCGACTCCATCACACGATTTGCCGAAGCGCATCGGGAAACCGCCCTCATGGCTGGCGAGACGCCGGCGCTGAATGCCTTCCCGCCCTCGACGGTCCGGGTCATTTCCGAACTTGCCGAGCGGGCCGGACCAGGCCTTGGCAACAAGGGCGATATTACAGCGATTTATTCCGTACTCGTCGCCGGATCTGACATGGAAGAGCCAGTCGCCGACATGATCCGCGGCATCCTGGATGGCCACATCATCCTGTCGCGCCAGATTGCCGAGCGGCAGCGCTATCCGGCGATCGACGTATTGCGATCAGTTTCCCGTGCCTTGCCACACGCCGCAACTGATGACGAAAACGCTCTCATTCGCCGCTGCCGGAAGACACTCGCGCTTTACGAAGAACTCGAGCCCATGCTGAGGGCGAACCTCTATGAGTTCGGCAAAGACGCAGACGGTGACAATTCTATCGCCCTCTTTCCAGCACTCGACGCCTTCATGGGCACAAAGAGCCCGGACGGAATTGCTGCAGCCTTTGAGGCATTGCTGTCCATCCTCGGCCCGGATGGGCAAGCCTCCATCCCGGAAGAAGAAATCAAGACAGAAGGCTGA
- a CDS encoding DUF1217 domain-containing protein — MLDKLSQTMSVDDFMADRRLLRVTMTAFGLGGEEWKGGFIRKALEEVGDPESTFLPRLNNPKYTKFAEALSPIDGKIITSSSQRAKMAVNFEAESFRTAVGDVDDSMRLALNYQSEIAEIAGKESSDKAILYRILGDVPVRTVMQTAFNLPDGLSSLDLDRQADIFKEKIQSVLGVSDLSDLGKPEVTEKMIHRFLAMETIENGSTSYSSASAALTLLSNGVGSQASQNLFLSLLS, encoded by the coding sequence ATGCTGGATAAGCTGTCCCAGACCATGAGTGTCGACGATTTCATGGCGGACAGGCGATTGCTGCGCGTCACCATGACGGCTTTCGGCCTGGGTGGTGAAGAGTGGAAAGGCGGATTTATCCGAAAGGCGCTGGAAGAGGTCGGAGACCCCGAAAGCACGTTCCTGCCGCGTCTTAACAATCCAAAGTACACAAAATTTGCTGAGGCGTTGTCCCCGATTGATGGCAAGATCATCACGTCATCGTCACAGCGGGCGAAGATGGCCGTCAATTTCGAAGCGGAGTCGTTCCGGACAGCTGTCGGCGATGTCGATGATTCCATGCGCCTTGCGTTGAACTACCAGTCCGAGATTGCCGAAATTGCTGGGAAGGAGTCCAGCGACAAGGCAATCCTTTACCGGATACTTGGGGATGTGCCGGTTCGCACAGTCATGCAGACCGCCTTCAATCTGCCGGATGGGCTCAGCAGTCTCGATCTTGATCGGCAAGCGGACATTTTCAAGGAAAAGATCCAATCGGTTCTGGGGGTCAGCGACCTTTCGGATCTGGGAAAACCCGAAGTGACGGAAAAGATGATCCATCGTTTTCTGGCCATGGAAACCATCGAGAACGGGTCTACATCCTATTCGTCGGCCTCCGCCGCCCTGACCTTGCTCAGCAACGGGGTTGGCAGCCAGGCGAGCCAGAATCTTTTCCTCAGCCTTCTGTCTTGA
- a CDS encoding flagellar basal body-associated FliL family protein codes for MKHVISAVVAVVCILIGGITGHFVKTGLSAAASTAAHEDSKKEADGHGAADSHGSEKKKDSHGAKKESAGHGGGGHGGGDASGDVVYFKFTREFIVPIMHDRKVASLVILNINLEADSSVSQKLFSMEPKIRDNIMTTLIELSNDGRTFESLTDVESYETIRAMVLLNLQKAVPSGIQNVLIVDIAQQDL; via the coding sequence ATGAAGCATGTCATCTCTGCAGTGGTTGCTGTCGTTTGCATTCTCATCGGCGGCATCACAGGGCATTTTGTGAAAACGGGACTATCAGCAGCGGCCAGTACGGCTGCGCATGAAGACTCGAAAAAAGAGGCTGATGGTCATGGCGCAGCAGACAGCCATGGCAGCGAGAAGAAAAAGGATTCCCACGGGGCAAAAAAGGAATCCGCTGGTCACGGTGGTGGCGGCCATGGTGGAGGTGACGCGTCGGGGGATGTCGTCTATTTCAAATTCACCCGCGAATTCATTGTGCCCATCATGCATGACCGCAAGGTCGCGAGCCTCGTGATCCTGAACATCAATTTGGAAGCGGACTCCAGCGTTTCGCAGAAACTGTTCTCAATGGAGCCCAAGATCCGGGACAACATCATGACCACGCTGATCGAGCTCAGCAATGATGGCCGGACATTCGAGAGCCTGACGGATGTGGAAAGTTACGAAACCATCCGTGCCATGGTTTTGCTGAACCTGCAGAAGGCTGTGCCATCCGGTATTCAGAATGTCCTGATTGTGGATATTGCCCAACAGGACCTTTGA